The following proteins are co-located in the Motilibacter rhizosphaerae genome:
- a CDS encoding YqjF family protein, which produces MAALPVGFPVAAPPLGGPAVLGQQWRDLAFLHWRVDSAAVAPFFPRGSRPDEHDGSTWVGLVPFSMVGAGLGRRFPVPWLGTFLETNVRLYSVDDEGRHGVVFRSLDADRLLPVLGAQAVYGLPYRWARMTAAVDGDERSWSSVRRRGGGSLDLRLRVGQEVEPDDLDVFLTARWGLHAAHLGRTWWVPNEHGPWPLRSAEVLELRDSLCAEAGVEVAGLPERVRFTSGVRTVFGVPQLVR; this is translated from the coding sequence GTGGCTGCCCTCCCCGTCGGCTTCCCGGTCGCCGCGCCGCCGCTCGGCGGCCCCGCGGTGCTGGGTCAGCAGTGGCGCGACCTGGCGTTCCTCCACTGGCGCGTGGACTCCGCGGCGGTGGCGCCGTTCTTCCCCCGGGGCAGCCGCCCTGACGAGCACGACGGCAGCACGTGGGTCGGGCTCGTGCCGTTCTCGATGGTCGGGGCCGGGCTGGGACGGCGGTTCCCGGTGCCGTGGCTCGGCACCTTCCTCGAGACCAACGTCCGGCTCTACTCCGTCGACGACGAGGGCCGGCACGGCGTCGTCTTCCGCAGCCTCGACGCCGACCGGCTGCTGCCCGTCCTCGGAGCGCAGGCGGTGTACGGGCTGCCGTACCGGTGGGCGCGGATGACGGCGGCGGTCGACGGCGACGAGCGGTCGTGGTCGTCCGTCCGGCGCCGCGGCGGTGGTTCGCTCGACCTCAGGCTGCGCGTGGGACAGGAGGTCGAGCCCGACGACCTCGACGTCTTCCTCACCGCGCGCTGGGGCCTGCACGCCGCGCACCTGGGGCGTACCTGGTGGGTGCCCAACGAGCACGGCCCCTGGCCCCTGCGCTCGGCCGAGGTGCTGGAGCTGCGCGACTCGCTGTGCGCGGAGGCGGGGGTCGAGGTCGCGGGACTGCCCGAGCGGGTGCGGTTCACGAGCGGCGTGCGGACGGTGTTCGGGGTGCCGCAGCTGGTCCGGTAG
- a CDS encoding sulfurtransferase — MIPPVVDLAWLQALPDGQASVLADVRHYLDGRDARAAFDTAHLPGAVFVDLERWLAGPASPEEGRHPLPDPAVFAEGLAQLGIAPGTVVVAYDDAGGVMAARLVWMLRVLGEPAALLDGGLTAYTGPLERDEQPRTPVDVPVRPWPPEALAELDEVARLGAGTVLLDARQAERYRGEVETVDPRAGHIPGARSLPCRENLDPSGRFLPVEQLRARFAAVGVDGTGDVVSSCGSGVTACHTLLALEHAGLGTGRLYVGSWSQWSADPARPGATGEQP; from the coding sequence ATGATCCCCCCGGTCGTCGACCTCGCGTGGCTGCAGGCGCTGCCCGACGGGCAGGCCAGCGTCCTCGCCGACGTGCGCCACTACCTCGACGGGCGCGACGCGCGCGCCGCGTTCGACACCGCCCACCTGCCCGGTGCGGTGTTCGTCGACCTCGAGCGCTGGCTCGCGGGGCCGGCGAGCCCGGAGGAGGGTCGGCACCCGCTGCCCGACCCCGCGGTCTTCGCGGAGGGCCTGGCCCAGCTCGGCATCGCCCCGGGGACGGTGGTCGTGGCGTACGACGACGCCGGCGGTGTCATGGCGGCGCGCCTCGTCTGGATGCTGCGGGTGCTCGGCGAGCCCGCGGCCCTGCTCGACGGCGGCCTCACGGCGTACACCGGTCCGCTGGAGCGCGACGAGCAGCCGCGTACGCCGGTCGACGTCCCCGTCCGCCCGTGGCCGCCGGAGGCGCTGGCCGAGCTCGACGAGGTCGCCCGCCTCGGGGCCGGCACCGTGCTCCTCGACGCGCGGCAGGCCGAGCGCTACCGCGGCGAGGTCGAGACCGTCGACCCGCGCGCCGGCCACATCCCCGGCGCGCGCAGCCTGCCGTGCCGGGAGAACCTCGACCCCAGCGGCCGCTTCCTCCCGGTCGAGCAGCTCCGCGCCCGCTTCGCCGCGGTCGGGGTCGACGGCACCGGCGACGTCGTCTCGTCGTGCGGCTCCGGCGTCACGGCGTGCCACACGCTGCTGGCCCTCGAGCACGCCGGGCTGGGGACGGGCCGGCTCTACGTCGGCTCCTGGTCGCAGTGGAGCGCGGACCCGGCCCGGCCCGGCGCGACCGGCGAGCAGCCCTAG
- a CDS encoding ATP-binding protein, whose protein sequence is MSADLRTDTGRRLPAEELRSLVLFESLHADQLEWIAGHHFVVDVAAGGDVYTEGEPAVAFVVLLSGSIALTRRVQRDEVEITRSDYRGAYGGATQAYVVSSDGGTRPYNNSMRAVTDTTVLVIPAEEFAEAVRTWFPMAIHLLEGLFVGLQASNTLVGQRERLIALGSLSAGLTHELNNPAAAAARAASLLRERLGIVRHKLAMLASGDLDGEQLAKLAAAQEEAVNGIGAAEELSVLETSQREDEVADWLEDHGIEGGYDIAPTIVAAGLDVGWLDRIQTQTSAEFLEGAVRWLASALETELLLDELADATTRISTLVGAAKQYSQLDRAPYQDVDLHEGLKATLVMLSRRIGPDVQLVKDFDRTLPKVPAYAAELNQVWTNLIDNALAAMGGRGTLTVRTARDGECALVEIGDTGPGIPADLRERIFEPFFTTKPVGEGTGLGLDISWRIVVTKHGGDIRVLSEPGDTRFQVRLPLVAPVTPVPAGD, encoded by the coding sequence GTGAGCGCAGACCTCCGCACCGACACCGGCCGGCGGCTGCCGGCCGAGGAGCTGCGCAGCCTGGTGCTGTTCGAGTCCCTCCACGCAGACCAGCTCGAGTGGATCGCCGGGCACCACTTCGTCGTCGACGTCGCCGCAGGGGGCGACGTCTACACCGAGGGCGAGCCCGCGGTCGCCTTCGTCGTCCTGCTGTCGGGCTCGATCGCGCTGACCCGTCGGGTCCAGCGCGACGAGGTCGAGATCACCCGCAGCGACTACCGCGGGGCCTACGGCGGAGCGACCCAGGCCTACGTCGTCAGCAGCGACGGCGGCACCCGTCCGTACAACAACAGCATGCGCGCGGTCACGGACACCACCGTGCTCGTGATCCCCGCCGAGGAGTTCGCGGAGGCCGTCCGCACGTGGTTCCCGATGGCGATCCACCTGCTGGAGGGGCTCTTCGTCGGGCTGCAGGCGAGCAACACGCTCGTCGGTCAGCGCGAGCGGCTCATCGCCCTCGGCTCCCTCTCGGCGGGGCTGACCCACGAGCTCAACAACCCGGCCGCCGCTGCCGCGCGAGCGGCCTCGCTGCTGCGCGAGCGGCTGGGCATCGTCCGGCACAAGCTCGCGATGCTCGCCTCCGGCGACCTCGACGGCGAGCAGCTGGCCAAGCTCGCGGCGGCGCAGGAGGAGGCGGTCAACGGCATCGGCGCGGCCGAGGAGCTGTCCGTGCTCGAGACGAGCCAGCGCGAGGACGAGGTCGCGGACTGGCTGGAGGACCACGGGATCGAGGGCGGCTACGACATCGCGCCCACCATCGTCGCCGCGGGGCTCGACGTCGGCTGGCTCGACCGGATCCAGACCCAGACCTCAGCGGAGTTCCTCGAGGGCGCGGTGCGCTGGCTGGCCTCGGCGCTCGAGACCGAGCTGCTGCTCGACGAGCTCGCCGACGCGACGACCCGGATCTCGACCCTCGTCGGCGCGGCGAAGCAGTACTCCCAGCTCGACCGCGCGCCCTACCAGGACGTCGACCTCCACGAGGGGCTCAAGGCGACGCTGGTCATGCTGAGCCGGCGGATCGGCCCGGACGTCCAGCTGGTCAAGGACTTCGACCGCACGCTGCCGAAGGTCCCGGCGTACGCCGCGGAGCTCAACCAGGTCTGGACCAACCTCATCGACAACGCGCTCGCCGCGATGGGCGGGCGCGGCACGCTGACGGTGCGCACCGCGCGCGACGGCGAGTGCGCGCTCGTCGAGATCGGCGACACCGGTCCCGGCATCCCGGCCGACCTGCGCGAGCGCATCTTCGAGCCGTTCTTCACCACGAAGCCGGTGGGGGAGGGGACGGGGCTCGGGCTCGACATCTCCTGGCGCATCGTCGTGACGAAGCACGGCGGCGACATCCGCGTGCTGTCCGAGCCGGGGGACACGCGGTTCCAGGTACGGCTCCCGCTGGTCGCGCCGGTGACGCCCGTACCCGCCGGGGACTAG
- a CDS encoding FAD-dependent oxidoreductase, with amino-acid sequence MAEAPGPEGPRPILLTVDDDPAVSRAIARDLRRRYAEGFRILRASSGAEALEALREVKLRGERVAAVLSDYRMPQMNGIEFLEQAMDLFPGARRALVTAYADTEAAIQAINVVDVDHYLLKPWDPPEDKLYPVVDSLIETWRALGETTVAETKVVGHRWSAPSHAVRDFLARNSVPYRWFTSDSPEGRRLLEAAGAGDDDVPLVVPPSGTPLKSPGLAELAQAVGLSTEPSGEFYDLVIVGGGPAGLGAAVYGASEGLRTLLAERKATGGQAGTSSRIENYLGFPDGVSGSQLTERARRQATKFGAELLTTRDVVALRAEGSARVVEFSDGSRISAHSVVVATGVSYRRLAAPGVEELTGRGVFYGSAATEGPSCAGSDVYIVGGANSAGQAAVFFSRFADRVVILVRGSGLEASMSHYLVEQLAGIPNVEVRTCTEVVAAHGEDHLERLSLRDSATGEVTEVPASYCFVFIGAAPMTEWLDGLVLRDAAGFVLTGPDLLVDGRRPAGWNEDRDPFHLEASVPGVFVAGDVRSASVKRVASAVGEGAMAVSLVHRYLDRS; translated from the coding sequence GTGGCGGAGGCGCCCGGGCCCGAGGGTCCCCGCCCCATCCTGCTCACCGTCGACGACGACCCGGCGGTCTCCCGGGCCATCGCGCGCGACCTGCGGCGCCGCTACGCCGAGGGGTTCCGCATCCTGCGGGCCTCGTCCGGCGCGGAGGCGCTCGAGGCGCTGCGCGAGGTCAAGCTGCGCGGCGAGCGGGTCGCGGCCGTCCTCTCGGACTACCGCATGCCGCAGATGAACGGCATCGAGTTCCTCGAGCAGGCCATGGACCTGTTCCCGGGCGCGCGGCGCGCGCTCGTCACCGCGTACGCCGACACCGAGGCCGCGATCCAGGCGATCAACGTCGTCGACGTCGACCACTACCTGCTCAAGCCGTGGGACCCGCCGGAGGACAAGCTCTACCCGGTCGTGGACTCGCTCATCGAGACGTGGCGCGCGCTGGGGGAGACGACCGTCGCGGAGACGAAGGTCGTCGGCCACCGGTGGTCGGCGCCGTCCCACGCCGTACGCGACTTCCTCGCCCGCAACTCCGTGCCCTACCGCTGGTTCACCAGCGACTCCCCGGAGGGGCGGCGGCTGCTGGAGGCCGCGGGCGCCGGGGACGACGACGTCCCGCTCGTCGTGCCCCCGTCCGGCACCCCGCTGAAGTCCCCGGGCCTCGCCGAGCTGGCGCAGGCGGTCGGGCTGAGCACCGAGCCGAGCGGCGAGTTCTACGACCTCGTCATCGTCGGCGGCGGCCCCGCCGGGCTGGGCGCGGCGGTCTACGGCGCGTCGGAGGGGCTGCGCACCCTGCTCGCCGAGCGCAAGGCGACCGGCGGGCAGGCGGGGACCTCCTCGCGGATCGAGAACTACCTCGGCTTCCCCGACGGCGTCAGCGGCAGCCAGCTGACCGAGCGCGCGCGCCGGCAGGCGACGAAGTTCGGCGCCGAGCTGCTCACCACGCGCGACGTGGTGGCGCTGCGGGCCGAGGGCTCAGCCCGGGTCGTGGAGTTCAGCGACGGGTCGCGGATCTCGGCGCACTCGGTCGTCGTGGCGACGGGCGTGTCCTACCGGCGGCTCGCGGCGCCCGGCGTCGAGGAGCTGACCGGGCGCGGGGTGTTCTACGGCTCGGCGGCCACCGAGGGTCCGTCGTGCGCCGGCAGCGACGTCTACATCGTCGGCGGCGCCAACTCGGCGGGGCAGGCCGCCGTCTTCTTCTCCCGCTTCGCCGACCGCGTCGTCATCCTCGTGCGGGGCAGCGGGCTCGAGGCCTCGATGTCGCACTACCTCGTCGAGCAGCTCGCCGGGATCCCCAACGTCGAGGTGCGCACGTGCACCGAGGTCGTCGCGGCGCACGGGGAGGACCACCTGGAGCGCCTGTCGCTGCGGGACAGCGCGACCGGCGAGGTGACGGAGGTGCCGGCGTCGTACTGCTTCGTGTTCATCGGGGCGGCCCCCATGACCGAGTGGCTCGACGGGCTGGTCCTGCGCGACGCGGCGGGCTTCGTGCTCACCGGTCCCGACCTGCTCGTCGACGGCCGGCGGCCCGCGGGATGGAACGAGGACCGGGACCCGTTCCACCTGGAGGCGAGCGTCCCCGGGGTGTTCGTCGCCGGCGACGTCCGCTCCGCCTCCGTGAAGCGGGTGGCGTCCGCCGTCGGCGAGGGCGCCATGGCCGTCTCGCTCGTGCACCGCTACCTCGACCGGTCCTAG
- a CDS encoding ubiquitin carboxyl-terminal hydrolase 14, which produces MSTTCEHVAGLTPVEPSTTEGCEDCLREGTSWVHLRLCLSCGHVGCCDSSPQRHATKHFQAVGHPVMRSFEPGEDWRWCFVDEAVV; this is translated from the coding sequence ATGAGCACCACTTGCGAGCACGTCGCGGGGCTGACGCCCGTCGAGCCGTCCACCACGGAGGGCTGCGAGGACTGCCTGCGCGAGGGGACCTCCTGGGTCCACCTGCGGCTCTGCCTGTCCTGCGGGCACGTCGGCTGCTGCGACTCCTCGCCGCAGCGCCACGCCACCAAGCACTTCCAGGCCGTCGGCCACCCCGTCATGCGCTCGTTCGAGCCGGGCGAGGACTGGCGCTGGTGCTTCGTCGACGAGGCGGTCGTCTAG
- a CDS encoding AIM24 family protein translates to MNGSRVLEVQLAGDAVRALTGSMVAYEGTVTFKNAGMGGGGGLKAALKRKVTGESLELMEVSGQGVVYLASNATEVELVQLQGDTLHVESSALLAIESTLRTDVAFAGLRGASSGQGLFTTTVSGAGTCAVLSDGPMIALEVSPQYPLVVDPDCFIAHRGQLQQSFVTDVSWKTAFGEGSGENYSLSFNGSGIVYIQPAER, encoded by the coding sequence ATGAACGGCTCACGGGTGCTCGAGGTGCAGCTCGCGGGGGACGCCGTACGCGCCCTGACGGGCTCGATGGTCGCCTACGAGGGCACCGTGACGTTCAAGAACGCCGGCATGGGCGGGGGTGGCGGCCTCAAGGCCGCGCTGAAGCGCAAGGTGACCGGTGAGTCGCTCGAGCTCATGGAGGTGTCCGGGCAGGGCGTGGTCTACCTCGCCTCCAACGCGACCGAGGTGGAGCTCGTCCAGCTGCAGGGCGACACCCTGCACGTCGAGTCGAGCGCGCTGCTCGCCATCGAGAGCACCCTGCGCACGGACGTCGCGTTCGCCGGCCTGCGCGGGGCTTCGAGCGGCCAGGGCCTGTTCACCACGACGGTGAGCGGGGCCGGCACCTGCGCGGTCCTCTCCGACGGGCCGATGATCGCCCTCGAGGTCTCCCCGCAGTACCCCCTCGTCGTCGACCCCGACTGCTTCATCGCCCACCGCGGCCAGCTCCAGCAGTCCTTCGTCACCGACGTCTCCTGGAAGACGGCGTTCGGCGAGGGCAGCGGCGAGAACTACAGCCTGTCCTTCAACGGGTCCGGCATCGTCTACATCCAGCCCGCGGAGCGCTGA
- a CDS encoding AIM24 family protein yields the protein MAYEKINSKVVKVQLGAPVVARKGAMLAYKGEVTFVPHGMPGGMGGMAGMAGMAGHGGGGFGGMAGQLLQRAAGEHVSMMEAVGQGEVWYGFRGQHVTVLELTGQQLQVEADRLLVHDSGLQSSTVQVGQGGVRGAISGMASGQGLFTTQLSGHGSVAVVSHGGTFAIEVDPSRHVAVDPQSYIAALGQLSVTVGAKVGWRDAVGRGSGEAIQLQVTGHGTVYVQASEQKP from the coding sequence ATGGCCTACGAGAAGATCAACAGCAAGGTCGTCAAGGTCCAGCTCGGCGCGCCCGTCGTCGCCCGCAAGGGCGCGATGCTCGCGTACAAGGGCGAGGTCACCTTCGTCCCGCACGGCATGCCCGGCGGGATGGGCGGCATGGCGGGCATGGCCGGCATGGCGGGCCACGGGGGCGGCGGCTTCGGCGGCATGGCCGGGCAGCTGCTGCAGCGCGCAGCCGGCGAGCACGTCTCGATGATGGAGGCGGTCGGCCAGGGCGAGGTCTGGTACGGCTTCCGCGGCCAGCACGTCACCGTGCTCGAGCTGACCGGCCAACAGCTCCAGGTCGAGGCCGACCGCCTGCTCGTGCACGACAGCGGGCTGCAGTCCTCCACCGTCCAGGTCGGACAGGGCGGCGTGCGCGGCGCGATCTCCGGGATGGCGTCGGGCCAGGGCCTGTTCACCACGCAGCTGTCCGGCCACGGCTCGGTCGCCGTGGTCTCGCACGGCGGCACCTTCGCCATCGAGGTCGACCCGTCGCGCCACGTCGCCGTCGACCCGCAGTCCTACATCGCCGCGCTCGGACAGCTCAGCGTCACCGTCGGGGCCAAGGTCGGCTGGCGCGACGCCGTGGGCCGCGGGTCCGGCGAGGCGATCCAGCTGCAGGTGACCGGGCACGGCACGGTCTACGTCCAGGCGTCCGAGCAGAAGCCCTGA
- a CDS encoding AIM24 family protein, with protein MSTVLNPMTLPVDDNVNPYSFSIDLVQQPWFLRKGAMIAYYGQIRFDGLAQTSLSSLVARQFSSPLYAQEWVVTQGQGKLLIGDRGYDINSYDLDAGNLTIRAANLLGFETSLELKQSIVPGFLTLIGTGKFLASSNGPVIFAEPPMRVDPEALLGWADCPSPCHHYDTGWMSGFLASMAHTVLGVQTGEERQFDFTGEGTVLLQSSEKPRLDPAYVRQLETQVSGLPVSGLQRIQSVIQQRLGAEQ; from the coding sequence ATGTCCACCGTGCTCAACCCGATGACGCTGCCGGTCGACGACAACGTCAACCCGTACTCCTTCAGCATCGACCTGGTGCAGCAGCCGTGGTTCCTGCGCAAGGGCGCGATGATCGCGTACTACGGCCAGATCCGCTTCGACGGCCTGGCCCAGACCTCGCTGAGCTCCCTGGTGGCCAGGCAGTTCTCGAGCCCGCTCTACGCCCAGGAGTGGGTGGTGACGCAGGGCCAGGGCAAGCTGCTCATCGGCGACCGCGGCTACGACATCAACTCCTACGACCTCGACGCCGGCAACCTCACCATCCGCGCCGCCAACCTGCTGGGCTTCGAGACCAGCCTGGAGCTCAAGCAGTCCATCGTGCCGGGGTTCCTCACGCTGATCGGCACGGGGAAGTTCCTCGCCTCGTCCAACGGACCGGTCATCTTCGCCGAGCCGCCGATGCGCGTCGACCCCGAGGCGCTGCTCGGCTGGGCGGACTGCCCCTCCCCCTGCCACCACTACGACACCGGCTGGATGTCCGGCTTCCTCGCCTCGATGGCGCACACGGTGCTCGGCGTGCAGACCGGCGAGGAGCGCCAGTTCGACTTCACCGGCGAGGGCACGGTCCTGCTGCAGTCGAGCGAGAAGCCCCGGCTCGACCCGGCCTACGTCCGCCAGCTGGAGACGCAGGTCTCGGGCCTCCCCGTGTCCGGGCTGCAGCGGATCCAGTCCGTCATCCAGCAACGGCTGGGCGCGGAGCAGTAG
- a CDS encoding anthrone oxygenase family protein, producing the protein MSGRRTTLTAAVGAGLNGGVFFAFSAFVMPALDRLPDAAATEAMRSINVTAVTAPFMTALFGTAALTLVTAWQGFRARGTRAGRLLLGGSGAYLVGVIGTTMVANVPMNDRLAAGTLDWADYSGPWTACNTVRAATGIAAAALLCAAAVADRVPREACAPATAPRPAVAG; encoded by the coding sequence GTGAGCGGGCGGCGGACGACCTTGACCGCCGCGGTCGGGGCTGGCCTCAACGGCGGGGTCTTCTTCGCCTTCAGCGCCTTCGTCATGCCGGCGCTCGACCGGCTTCCCGACGCGGCGGCGACGGAGGCGATGCGGTCGATCAACGTCACGGCCGTGACGGCGCCCTTCATGACCGCGCTGTTCGGGACCGCGGCCCTCACGCTGGTCACGGCGTGGCAGGGCTTCCGTGCGCGCGGCACCCGCGCGGGGCGGCTGCTGCTGGGCGGGTCCGGCGCGTACCTCGTCGGCGTCATCGGCACGACGATGGTCGCGAACGTGCCGATGAACGACCGGCTCGCCGCCGGCACGCTCGACTGGGCGGACTACAGCGGCCCGTGGACCGCGTGCAACACCGTGCGGGCGGCGACCGGCATCGCCGCGGCCGCGCTGCTGTGCGCGGCCGCGGTGGCCGACAGGGTCCCGCGCGAGGCGTGCGCTCCGGCTACTGCTCCGCGCCCAGCCGTTGCTGGATGA
- a CDS encoding Rossmann-fold NAD(P)-binding domain-containing protein, producing MATDITVIGGTGKTGRRVVSRLREHGLAPRVASRTSPVRFDWDDAGTWVPALRGASAAYVAYAPDLAVPGADEQVARLAALATEEGLDRLVLLSGRGEPEAQRAEAAAAAEFPGITVVRASWFMQDFTEAFLADGVRGGELVLPVDPSVREPFVDADDIADVAVRALTEDGLQGRVFEVTGPEALTMGEACGLLEAALGSEVRFVSVPWAAYAVELRALGVSDAEVELVGYLLTEVLDGRNERTADGVEQALGRPPRDFPSFAAAAAAAAAAVLS from the coding sequence ATGGCAACCGACATCACCGTCATCGGCGGCACCGGCAAGACCGGTCGCCGCGTCGTCTCCCGGCTCCGCGAGCACGGACTCGCCCCGCGCGTCGCCTCGCGCACCTCGCCCGTCCGCTTCGACTGGGACGACGCGGGCACCTGGGTTCCCGCGCTCCGCGGCGCGTCGGCCGCGTACGTCGCCTACGCCCCCGACCTCGCCGTGCCCGGCGCCGACGAGCAGGTGGCCCGGCTCGCCGCCCTCGCCACCGAGGAGGGGCTGGATCGCCTCGTGCTGCTCAGCGGGCGGGGCGAGCCGGAGGCGCAGCGGGCAGAAGCGGCTGCTGCTGCGGAGTTCCCCGGCATCACGGTCGTGCGGGCGAGCTGGTTCATGCAGGACTTCACCGAGGCGTTCCTCGCCGACGGCGTACGCGGTGGTGAGCTCGTCCTCCCCGTCGATCCCTCAGTGCGCGAGCCGTTCGTCGACGCCGACGACATCGCCGATGTCGCAGTGCGCGCACTGACCGAGGACGGGCTGCAGGGCAGGGTGTTCGAGGTCACCGGTCCCGAGGCGCTGACGATGGGCGAGGCGTGCGGGCTGCTGGAGGCCGCCCTCGGGTCGGAGGTCCGCTTCGTGAGCGTCCCGTGGGCGGCGTACGCGGTGGAGCTGCGCGCGCTCGGCGTGAGCGACGCCGAGGTCGAGCTCGTCGGCTACCTGCTGACCGAGGTGCTCGACGGGCGCAACGAGCGGACGGCCGACGGCGTGGAGCAGGCGCTCGGCCGCCCACCGCGCGACTTCCCGTCCTTCGCGGCTGCTGCTGCTGCCGCTGCTGCTGCGGTGCTGTCGTGA
- a CDS encoding AraC family transcriptional regulator, whose protein sequence is MDAVASLLDGPRARGAFLLRSRLEPPWSMRIEDEAPLTLVTVVTGGAVVVADDGPPLELAPGDVALLRGPDPYVVADSASTPPQVAIGPGQECRALVQPPVMRDLDVRTWGNDPAGSTYLVTGTYAGMGEVSRRLLATLPARLLVRATERDDGLVRLLAEEVGRDLPGQESVLDRLLDLHLVAVLRAELARPSAGGPRWYAAHGDPVVGPALRLVQDSPGAPWTVASLAQACGTSRAAFARRFTELVGEPPMAFLTSWRLSLAADLLLEPETTLDAVARRVGYGSAYALSAAFKRERGVSPAEFRRSVSR, encoded by the coding sequence ATGGACGCCGTCGCCAGCCTGCTGGACGGTCCGCGCGCCCGCGGCGCGTTCCTCCTGCGCTCGCGGCTGGAGCCGCCGTGGTCCATGCGGATCGAGGACGAGGCGCCGCTCACCCTCGTCACCGTGGTGACGGGCGGCGCGGTCGTGGTCGCGGACGACGGCCCTCCGCTGGAGCTCGCGCCCGGTGACGTCGCGCTGCTGCGCGGGCCGGACCCCTACGTCGTGGCGGACTCCGCCAGCACGCCGCCGCAGGTCGCCATCGGGCCCGGGCAGGAGTGCCGGGCGCTGGTGCAGCCGCCGGTCATGCGCGACCTCGACGTGCGGACGTGGGGCAACGACCCGGCGGGCAGCACGTACCTCGTCACCGGGACCTACGCCGGGATGGGCGAGGTGAGCCGGCGGCTGCTGGCCACGCTGCCGGCGCGGCTGCTCGTGCGCGCCACGGAGCGTGATGACGGCCTGGTGCGACTGCTCGCCGAGGAGGTCGGGCGCGACCTGCCGGGCCAGGAGTCCGTGCTCGACCGGCTGCTCGACCTCCACCTCGTCGCCGTGCTGCGCGCCGAGCTGGCGCGGCCGAGCGCGGGCGGCCCGCGGTGGTACGCCGCGCACGGCGACCCCGTCGTCGGACCCGCCCTGCGGCTGGTGCAGGACTCCCCCGGAGCGCCCTGGACGGTCGCCTCGCTGGCCCAGGCGTGCGGCACGTCCCGGGCGGCGTTCGCCCGCCGCTTCACCGAGCTGGTCGGCGAGCCGCCCATGGCCTTCCTCACCTCGTGGCGGCTCTCCCTGGCCGCCGACCTGCTCCTCGAGCCCGAGACGACGCTCGACGCGGTCGCCCGCCGGGTCGGCTACGGCAGCGCGTACGCCCTCAGCGCCGCGTTCAAGCGCGAGCGCGGCGTGAGCCCGGCGGAGTTCAGGCGCTCGGTCAGTCGCTAG
- a CDS encoding DUF6582 domain-containing protein, producing MAELDDKDRKKLDTGQFALPEERKYPIPDESHARNALARVAQHGDEEQQREVREHVHERYPDVGS from the coding sequence ATGGCTGAGCTCGACGACAAGGACCGCAAGAAGCTCGACACCGGGCAGTTCGCGCTGCCGGAGGAGCGGAAGTACCCGATCCCGGACGAGAGCCACGCGCGCAACGCGCTCGCCCGGGTCGCGCAGCACGGCGACGAGGAGCAGCAGCGCGAGGTGCGCGAGCACGTGCACGAGCGCTACCCGGACGTCGGCTCCTGA
- a CDS encoding VOC family protein: MIDHLGLQCRDPERSAAFYTTVFAPLGVVEGVRFPSPDGLVVGLAGRDGAWQLWVSGLVDDGVRPVHLALSAGSREEVEAVQALARQEGAEILHEAREFPEYHPGYYGVFLRDPDGNNVEAVFHGAPEGASA; the protein is encoded by the coding sequence ATGATCGACCACCTCGGCCTGCAGTGCCGCGACCCCGAGCGCTCCGCCGCCTTCTACACCACGGTCTTCGCGCCCCTCGGCGTCGTCGAGGGCGTGCGCTTCCCCTCGCCCGACGGCCTCGTCGTCGGCCTCGCCGGCCGTGACGGTGCGTGGCAGCTGTGGGTGAGCGGCCTCGTCGACGACGGGGTGCGGCCCGTGCACCTCGCGCTGAGCGCCGGCAGCCGCGAGGAGGTGGAGGCCGTGCAGGCGCTCGCCCGGCAGGAGGGCGCCGAGATCCTGCACGAGGCGCGGGAGTTCCCGGAGTACCACCCCGGCTACTACGGCGTGTTCCTCCGCGACCCCGACGGCAACAACGTCGAGGCGGTCTTCCACGGAGCGCCCGAGGGGGCGTCCGCCTAG